The following proteins are co-located in the Nocardioides piscis genome:
- a CDS encoding DUF6615 family protein, with protein MKADPSPFIETLHEALVTVRQSAEAEMDKLDIQGLTWHEDHITQTCWSAGWPVLKVVPFTQPQEGVVGADWLWWWVDDSSGECFGMLIQAKRLKHEGSRWTVDVRYRNGEQYRALLAAAGYFKVPAIYTVYLGGKILRAERDCSHSPESPPECVSCDRSAISVISAYELSATSSPADSAAQILGDGVPLEDLADPDRPAGDVWDLNRSDLSFELREFLSRPQEGPKEVAKRIFGAVSRMRALQYSVDVEVLDSTDFGQMFHDLPDDQGHFPGAYYPHILDGLRKSLPAGFQALRDGGEPPAELLERLAGVVFITMGSPTS; from the coding sequence ATGAAAGCGGACCCGTCCCCGTTCATCGAGACGCTGCACGAGGCACTGGTGACGGTGCGCCAGTCGGCCGAGGCCGAGATGGACAAACTCGACATTCAAGGTCTCACCTGGCACGAGGACCACATCACCCAGACGTGCTGGTCAGCTGGCTGGCCGGTTCTGAAGGTCGTCCCCTTCACCCAGCCGCAGGAGGGTGTCGTTGGCGCGGATTGGCTGTGGTGGTGGGTTGATGACAGTTCCGGCGAATGCTTCGGGATGCTCATCCAGGCCAAGCGCCTCAAGCACGAGGGCAGCCGTTGGACGGTTGATGTTCGGTACAGGAATGGGGAGCAGTATCGGGCGTTGTTAGCTGCCGCTGGGTACTTCAAGGTTCCTGCCATCTACACCGTCTACCTTGGCGGCAAGATCTTGCGAGCTGAACGGGACTGTTCGCACTCACCCGAGAGTCCTCCGGAATGCGTCTCGTGCGATCGCTCGGCCATCTCAGTGATCTCTGCGTACGAGCTCTCAGCCACCAGCAGTCCGGCAGACAGCGCTGCCCAGATTCTGGGCGACGGAGTTCCGCTTGAGGACCTGGCCGATCCCGATAGGCCGGCTGGGGACGTCTGGGACCTGAACCGGTCGGACCTGTCCTTCGAGCTGCGCGAGTTCCTATCCCGCCCTCAGGAGGGGCCGAAGGAGGTAGCGAAACGCATCTTCGGAGCCGTGAGTCGGATGCGGGCGCTCCAGTACTCAGTGGACGTTGAAGTGCTCGACTCGACCGACTTCGGGCAGATGTTTCATGACTTGCCGGACGATCAGGGCCACTTTCCAGGTGCGTACTACCCGCACATCCTTGACGGTCTTCGCAAGTCGCTGCCCGCCGGCTTTCAAGCTTTGCGTGATGGTGGAGAACCTCCCGCGGAACTACTCGAACGCCTCGCCGGAGTCGTCTTCATCACGATGGGCTCCCCGACCTCATGA
- the trxA gene encoding thioredoxin, whose product MATTDLSAANFEATITSNDIVLVDFWASWCGPCRMFAPIYEKASLANADIVFGKVDTEAEQSLSAAAQITSIPTLMAFKGGTLVFSQPGALPAAALDQVIAAVRDLDVEAALTEQQPDQPRSA is encoded by the coding sequence ATGGCCACCACCGACCTCAGTGCAGCGAACTTCGAAGCAACCATCACCAGCAACGACATCGTGCTCGTCGACTTCTGGGCGTCCTGGTGCGGCCCATGCCGCATGTTCGCCCCCATCTACGAGAAGGCGTCCCTCGCGAACGCCGACATCGTGTTCGGCAAGGTGGACACCGAGGCCGAGCAGTCCCTCTCGGCCGCCGCGCAGATCACCTCGATCCCCACCCTGATGGCCTTCAAGGGCGGCACACTGGTCTTCTCGCAACCTGGCGCCCTCCCGGCGGCCGCGCTGGACCAGGTCATCGCCGCGGTCCGCGACCTCGACGTCGAGGCCGCTCTCACCGAGCAGCAGCCCGACCAGCCGCGGAGCGCGTGA
- a CDS encoding MEDS domain-containing protein, whose amino-acid sequence MAERSCMLHSEHKVAAYDDVAALVERVADFVAESLADDVPVVTVCRPALRRAVDDRLVERGVDTVRASADAAFLALDAEETLRSFMVDGRPDPVRFARLVDDLVPADGRPVNAFGEMVAVLWERGEVIAALELEALWNSAIEAHSIRLLCAYPSTLLAGADLHDVSRMCDLHDEVSLLGAHPDSGEIRVDADTATSSVHLPVPAAVGSARRFVRDAVTTWGLADLAGDVALITSELATNAVKHGASPFRTTLVRADGGVLVAVEDGSSAWPELQDALPGDQDGRGMAIIATLSRRSGCQSTPGGKVAWAELRA is encoded by the coding sequence ATGGCGGAGAGGTCCTGCATGCTCCACAGCGAGCACAAGGTTGCGGCGTACGACGATGTCGCCGCGCTGGTGGAGCGCGTCGCGGACTTCGTCGCGGAGTCGCTGGCGGATGACGTCCCGGTCGTCACGGTCTGCCGGCCCGCCCTGCGTCGTGCCGTCGACGACCGGCTGGTCGAGCGCGGGGTCGACACCGTCCGGGCGAGCGCGGATGCCGCCTTCCTCGCTCTCGACGCCGAGGAGACCTTGCGGTCGTTCATGGTCGACGGGCGACCCGACCCCGTGCGCTTCGCGCGCCTCGTCGACGACCTGGTGCCGGCTGATGGACGCCCCGTCAACGCCTTCGGCGAGATGGTGGCGGTGCTCTGGGAGCGGGGCGAGGTGATCGCCGCCCTCGAGCTGGAGGCCTTGTGGAACAGCGCCATCGAGGCGCACTCCATCCGCCTGCTGTGCGCGTACCCGTCCACCCTGCTCGCAGGGGCGGACCTGCACGACGTGTCCCGCATGTGCGACCTCCACGACGAGGTCAGCCTCCTCGGCGCACACCCGGACTCCGGTGAGATCCGGGTCGATGCGGACACCGCGACATCCAGCGTGCACCTGCCGGTCCCGGCAGCCGTCGGATCCGCCCGCCGCTTCGTCCGCGACGCCGTGACCACGTGGGGTCTCGCCGACCTCGCGGGCGACGTCGCGCTGATCACTTCCGAGCTCGCCACCAATGCCGTCAAGCACGGCGCCTCCCCCTTCAGGACGACGCTGGTTCGCGCCGATGGCGGCGTGCTGGTCGCGGTCGAGGACGGGTCGAGCGCCTGGCCCGAGCTGCAGGACGCCCTCCCGGGCGACCAGGACGGCCGGGGCATGGCCATCATCGCGACCCTGTCCCGGCGGTCGGGCTGCCAGTCCACGCCCGGCGGCAAGGTCGCGTGGGCCGAGCTGCGCGCCTGA
- a CDS encoding metallophosphoesterase family protein, with the protein MAERIGLAGDWHGNQTWARASIRRLATDHGVTTLLHAGDFGISPGPDGEAYLDAMERVCADFGVRVLVTPGNHEDWRHINRVPIEERDTVGRVGWLTNHIAVLPRGHRFTLNGRSFVSLGGAPSVDFQYRSQGHDWWAEEAITELEAAAVAAAGPADVMLTHDSPMGPWWTPRVAELCATNDWGWPQEALAYAAHGRRVLTMAVEGVKPSLLIHGHYHLVDETVIEHDGRSCRIVSLHADGQGGNLALLDTERLGVKWLGVARVADQWKKV; encoded by the coding sequence ATGGCTGAGCGCATCGGTCTTGCCGGCGACTGGCACGGAAACCAGACATGGGCGCGCGCGTCCATCCGTCGTCTCGCCACCGACCACGGCGTCACGACGCTGTTGCACGCGGGCGACTTCGGCATCTCGCCGGGCCCCGACGGTGAGGCCTATCTCGATGCAATGGAACGGGTCTGCGCCGACTTCGGCGTGCGGGTGCTCGTGACGCCCGGCAACCACGAGGACTGGCGCCACATCAACCGGGTGCCCATCGAGGAGCGCGACACCGTCGGCCGGGTCGGGTGGCTCACCAACCACATCGCCGTACTCCCGCGGGGACATCGCTTCACCCTCAACGGACGATCCTTCGTCTCCCTCGGCGGAGCTCCGTCGGTGGACTTCCAGTATCGCTCGCAGGGGCACGACTGGTGGGCGGAGGAAGCGATCACCGAGCTCGAGGCGGCAGCCGTCGCGGCCGCCGGTCCGGCCGACGTCATGCTCACCCACGACAGCCCCATGGGGCCGTGGTGGACACCCAGGGTCGCCGAGCTCTGCGCGACCAACGACTGGGGCTGGCCACAGGAAGCGCTCGCCTATGCGGCCCACGGCCGACGGGTGCTCACCATGGCCGTCGAGGGCGTCAAGCCGTCCCTGCTCATCCACGGTCACTACCACCTCGTCGACGAGACCGTCATCGAGCACGACGGCCGGTCGTGCCGCATCGTCTCGCTGCACGCCGACGGCCAGGGCGGCAACCTCGCGCTGCTCGACACCGAGCGGCTGGGTGTGAAGTGGCTCGGCGTCGCCCGCGTGGCTGACCAGTGGAAGAAGGTCTGA
- a CDS encoding FAD-dependent oxidoreductase: protein MSSSPPRVVIAGVGDTGLLSAIHLSRHADVVGISTKPGLLSGQELGMRLATPQRWARDYWVEFGRYRRLDRARLIHGEAVGLDPAERRVVVRRSDGVEQVEPYDVLVVASGVTNGFWRRPDVQTADEVSASLAAAHERLASAGSVLVIGGGAAAVSSAFQLATRFPTTRVALCFPGDAALPQHSRRVWTQVSARLAAAGVELRAGHRAVVPEGFALDAVTDAPVSWASGQAPSTADAVVWAIGRVRPNTAWLPPGLLDERGFVVVTPSLQLPGHPEIFAVGDVAATDPLRSSARNRADRLVARNIRAHLAGGRLASFEPPRRRWGSVLGVEPDGLRVFAPAGRAFRFPGWSLDSVLQPWIVRRGIYRGVRR from the coding sequence GTGAGCTCCAGCCCTCCACGCGTGGTGATCGCCGGCGTCGGGGACACCGGTCTGCTGAGCGCCATCCACCTGTCGCGTCACGCCGACGTGGTCGGCATCTCGACCAAGCCCGGGCTCCTCAGCGGCCAGGAGCTCGGGATGCGGCTGGCCACGCCTCAGCGGTGGGCGCGGGACTACTGGGTGGAGTTCGGGCGCTATCGACGCCTCGACCGGGCCAGGCTGATCCACGGGGAGGCCGTCGGCCTCGACCCGGCCGAGCGGCGCGTCGTCGTACGCCGAAGTGATGGTGTGGAGCAGGTCGAGCCCTACGACGTGCTGGTGGTGGCCTCGGGTGTCACCAACGGGTTCTGGCGCCGTCCCGACGTGCAGACCGCCGACGAGGTCTCGGCGTCCCTGGCCGCTGCCCATGAGCGGCTGGCCTCGGCCGGGTCGGTCCTGGTCATCGGCGGCGGGGCGGCCGCCGTCAGCAGCGCCTTCCAGCTCGCCACGCGGTTCCCGACGACGCGGGTGGCGCTGTGCTTCCCGGGCGATGCCGCCCTGCCCCAGCACTCCCGGCGTGTCTGGACACAGGTCAGCGCCCGGCTGGCAGCGGCCGGCGTCGAGCTCCGAGCCGGCCATCGCGCCGTCGTGCCGGAGGGGTTCGCCCTGGACGCCGTCACTGACGCTCCCGTGTCCTGGGCCAGTGGGCAGGCGCCGAGCACGGCGGACGCCGTGGTCTGGGCGATCGGACGCGTCCGTCCCAACACGGCCTGGTTGCCACCGGGGCTGCTGGACGAGCGCGGGTTCGTCGTCGTCACACCGAGCCTGCAGCTGCCGGGCCACCCGGAGATCTTCGCCGTCGGGGACGTCGCCGCCACCGACCCGCTCCGCTCCTCGGCTCGCAACCGCGCCGACCGACTGGTGGCACGCAACATTCGCGCCCACCTGGCTGGCGGTCGGCTCGCCAGCTTCGAGCCGCCCCGCCGGAGGTGGGGGTCGGTGCTGGGTGTGGAACCCGACGGGCTTCGCGTCTTCGCCCCCGCCGGCCGCGCGTTCAGGTTCCCCGGCTGGAGCCTCGACAGCGTCCTGCAGCCCTGGATCGTGCGCCGCGGCATCTATCGCGGGGTGCGCCGCTAG
- a CDS encoding DUF1295 domain-containing protein: protein MSRTESLVRVLVAYVLALGAALAWLLVGPDTAWLWLDGLVADLIATLVVFAASRAHHNSSFYDAYWSVLPPFLAVYWWVAADAGVDPVRVALVLTVIGLWAVRLTANWVQTFPGLHHEDWRYPLLRGRAGRYELWVDLGAIHVFPTLQVFLGMLPVYVAVARPGRDLGWLDLVAASVGVGAVVLELVADVQMHRFVRTRSPGEVMDRGLWAWSRHPNYLGEIAFWVSLALFGIAASPGDWWWLPVGAVAMVAMFLGASIPMMEERSLERRPAYQDVVDRVPMLLPRPPRRAR from the coding sequence GTGAGCCGGACCGAGTCGCTCGTGCGTGTCCTTGTCGCCTACGTGCTCGCGCTCGGCGCGGCCCTGGCCTGGCTGCTGGTGGGTCCAGACACGGCCTGGCTGTGGCTGGACGGCCTGGTCGCCGACCTGATCGCGACGCTGGTGGTCTTCGCCGCCAGCCGCGCACACCACAACTCGAGCTTCTATGACGCCTACTGGAGCGTCCTGCCGCCCTTCCTGGCCGTGTATTGGTGGGTCGCAGCCGACGCCGGCGTCGACCCGGTGCGCGTCGCGCTCGTGCTGACGGTGATCGGTCTCTGGGCGGTGCGGCTGACCGCCAACTGGGTGCAGACCTTCCCCGGGCTGCACCACGAGGACTGGCGCTACCCGCTCCTGCGTGGGCGCGCAGGACGCTACGAGCTGTGGGTCGACCTGGGCGCCATCCACGTCTTCCCGACCCTGCAGGTCTTCCTCGGGATGCTGCCCGTCTATGTCGCCGTCGCCCGGCCCGGACGCGACCTGGGCTGGCTCGACCTGGTCGCGGCGAGCGTCGGTGTCGGCGCTGTGGTGCTCGAGCTGGTGGCCGACGTGCAGATGCATCGGTTCGTCCGCACCCGCAGCCCGGGCGAGGTGATGGACCGTGGGCTCTGGGCCTGGTCCCGGCACCCCAACTATCTCGGCGAGATCGCGTTCTGGGTCTCCTTGGCCCTCTTCGGCATCGCGGCCTCGCCGGGGGACTGGTGGTGGCTCCCGGTCGGAGCAGTGGCGATGGTGGCGATGTTCCTCGGAGCCAGCATCCCGATGATGGAGGAGCGCAGCCTCGAGCGACGACCGGCCTACCAGGACGTGGTCGACCGCGTGCCGATGCTGCTGCCCCGCCCGCCGCGGCGCGCGCGGTGA
- a CDS encoding DUF6328 family protein produces MDDEPANSRNETPHERADRNWGDLLQELRVSQTGVQILAGFLISLPFQSRFDDLDAFQKQWYLGVLGLALLTVGVILSPVAIHRLMFQGGAKPQIVAAAHVLTGLALALIALLLASSAFLVVDVVIDRTVAAVAGLGVLTVLMVLLVLVPHVVASRARSGSRENTFH; encoded by the coding sequence ATGGACGACGAGCCCGCGAACAGCAGGAACGAGACGCCGCACGAGCGGGCCGATCGGAACTGGGGAGACCTGCTGCAGGAGCTGAGGGTCAGCCAGACGGGGGTCCAGATCCTCGCGGGGTTCTTGATCTCGTTGCCCTTCCAGTCCAGGTTCGACGACCTCGACGCCTTCCAGAAGCAGTGGTATCTCGGCGTCCTCGGTCTGGCCCTGCTGACGGTCGGAGTCATCCTCTCGCCCGTGGCCATCCATCGCCTGATGTTCCAGGGCGGCGCCAAGCCGCAGATCGTGGCGGCGGCGCACGTCCTGACCGGCCTCGCTCTGGCACTGATCGCCTTGCTGCTCGCCAGCAGCGCCTTCCTGGTCGTCGACGTCGTGATCGACCGGACGGTCGCAGCGGTGGCCGGTCTCGGCGTCCTGACCGTGCTGATGGTGCTCCTGGTGCTGGTGCCCCACGTGGTGGCCTCGAGGGCGCGATCCGGATCGAGGGAGAACACGTTCCACTAG
- a CDS encoding TIGR03557 family F420-dependent LLM class oxidoreductase has translation MDEQRQSPTRFGYFLSSEEYTPAQLVEQAKLAQEAGFEALWISDHFHPWNDEQGQSPFVWSVIGAIAEATDLPVTTAVTCPTYRIHPAVIAQAAATSAVMLEGRFTLGLGSGEALNEHILGQAWPTAQKRLDMLEEAVDVIRQLFTGEVVRHEGRYYTVDTARIYTLPDEPPPIYISGFGPHATDLAARIGDGYVTTSPDTELLERFRKGSGGKPAQIGQKVSWAATRDEGVDIAHRLWANSGLPGELAQVLPSPQHFEQASELVTKEMTADSVPCGSDVETHVEGLRAAVEAGFDEVYVANMGPNYAEMITTYGAEVLPALREIAAS, from the coding sequence ATGGACGAGCAGAGGCAATCACCGACGAGGTTCGGCTACTTCCTCTCCAGCGAGGAATACACCCCCGCACAGCTGGTCGAGCAGGCCAAGCTGGCCCAGGAGGCCGGGTTCGAGGCGCTCTGGATCAGCGACCACTTCCATCCGTGGAACGACGAGCAGGGACAGAGTCCCTTCGTGTGGTCGGTCATCGGCGCGATCGCCGAGGCGACCGACCTGCCGGTCACGACGGCGGTCACGTGTCCGACGTACCGCATCCATCCCGCAGTGATCGCGCAGGCAGCAGCCACCAGCGCCGTCATGCTCGAGGGCCGTTTCACCCTGGGGCTCGGCTCGGGCGAGGCACTCAACGAGCACATCCTCGGCCAGGCCTGGCCGACGGCGCAGAAGCGGCTCGACATGCTCGAGGAGGCGGTCGACGTGATCCGCCAGCTCTTCACCGGTGAGGTGGTGCGACACGAAGGGCGCTACTACACCGTCGACACGGCCCGCATCTACACGCTGCCCGACGAGCCGCCGCCCATCTACATCTCCGGCTTCGGCCCGCACGCCACCGATCTCGCGGCGCGGATCGGCGACGGCTATGTCACCACCTCCCCGGACACCGAGCTGCTCGAGCGCTTCAGGAAGGGCTCGGGCGGCAAGCCGGCCCAGATCGGCCAGAAGGTCAGCTGGGCGGCCACCCGCGACGAGGGCGTCGACATCGCCCATCGCCTGTGGGCCAACAGCGGCCTGCCCGGCGAGCTCGCGCAGGTCCTGCCGTCCCCCCAGCACTTCGAGCAGGCCTCCGAGCTGGTCACGAAGGAGATGACCGCTGACAGCGTGCCCTGCGGCAGCGACGTGGAGACCCATGTGGAGGGCCTGCGCGCCGCCGTCGAGGCCGGCTTCGACGAGGTCTATGTCGCCAACATGGGCCCCAACTACGCCGAGATGATCACGACGTACGGCGCCGAGGTGCTGCCCGCGCTCCGCGAGATCGCGGCCAGCTGA
- a CDS encoding DUF7218 family protein, which yields MPAKKKDPGPSVKDPELYEKLRDEGNSKEKSARIANAAAAEGRSAVGERGGHAGDYEDRTVEELRERAAELDIEGRSSMSKSELIDALRNH from the coding sequence ATGCCCGCGAAGAAGAAGGATCCAGGTCCGTCCGTCAAGGACCCCGAGCTCTACGAGAAGCTCCGCGACGAGGGCAACAGCAAGGAGAAGTCGGCGCGCATCGCCAACGCGGCGGCCGCGGAGGGCCGTTCCGCGGTCGGCGAACGGGGTGGGCACGCCGGTGACTACGAGGACCGCACGGTCGAGGAGCTGCGCGAACGGGCAGCGGAGCTCGACATCGAGGGACGCTCGTCGATGTCGAAGAGCGAGCTCATCGACGCGCTGCGCAACCACTGA
- a CDS encoding S8 family peptidase — MRLKTTLTMGAAALAAAASLAAPTMATAADDRANVSDFLASELTSLPAGARAAVMVHGATLQDAQAAVRDAGMRAVTSFDKIGVVVATGTTSQIQAVRSEPGVTYVEGNQPIEFFSDSSNVATRGFEATQTLTGADGTRLTGNGVSVAVIDSGVDPTHPYFKQADGSSAVVANLKTVCDPFEAFCSVQKVPSSIDTDTLSVGGHGTHVSGIVAGRPTTLTSGKKLQGAAPGAKLVSVSTGAGIVIIGADAALNWVLENHSTPCGAGVPATTCPPIKVTNNSYGPSGGGEFDPESATVKLQRALAAEGVVTVWAAGNDGGNGSESLTNPPGQDPTGGIISVASYFDQNTGTRDGVVSDFSSRGDAARTSTWPDVSAPGEDIVSSCRLYLAICSTGFAPENGPGLLDIGTFNTISGTSMAAPHIAGIVAQLFQANPGATPAQVEQAITTTAHKYADGAAYVDGTSFDKGHGLVDVVAAAAAVR, encoded by the coding sequence GTGCGACTCAAGACCACTCTCACCATGGGGGCGGCCGCCCTCGCCGCAGCCGCCAGCCTGGCGGCACCCACCATGGCCACCGCCGCGGACGACCGGGCCAACGTGTCCGACTTCCTGGCCTCCGAGCTGACGTCTCTCCCAGCGGGCGCCCGCGCGGCCGTCATGGTGCACGGCGCCACCCTGCAGGACGCGCAGGCAGCTGTGCGTGACGCCGGCATGCGCGCGGTCACGAGCTTCGACAAGATCGGCGTCGTTGTCGCGACCGGCACCACCTCCCAGATCCAGGCAGTGCGCAGCGAGCCCGGCGTGACCTATGTCGAGGGCAACCAGCCGATCGAGTTCTTCTCCGACAGCTCCAACGTCGCCACCCGCGGATTCGAGGCCACACAAACGCTGACCGGCGCGGACGGCACCAGGCTGACCGGCAACGGCGTGAGCGTCGCCGTCATCGACTCCGGCGTCGACCCGACCCACCCCTACTTCAAGCAGGCCGACGGCAGCAGCGCCGTGGTGGCCAACCTGAAGACGGTGTGCGACCCGTTCGAGGCGTTCTGCTCGGTCCAGAAGGTTCCCAGCTCCATCGACACCGACACCCTGTCGGTGGGTGGCCACGGCACCCACGTCAGCGGGATCGTCGCGGGACGACCGACCACGCTGACGAGCGGGAAGAAGCTCCAGGGAGCAGCCCCCGGGGCCAAGCTCGTGTCGGTCTCCACGGGCGCGGGCATCGTGATCATCGGCGCCGACGCCGCGCTCAACTGGGTCCTGGAGAACCACTCGACCCCCTGTGGCGCCGGCGTCCCTGCCACGACCTGCCCGCCGATCAAGGTCACCAACAACTCCTACGGCCCCAGCGGCGGCGGCGAGTTCGACCCGGAGTCGGCGACCGTCAAGCTCCAGCGTGCGCTCGCGGCCGAGGGCGTGGTCACGGTCTGGGCCGCCGGCAACGACGGCGGCAACGGTTCCGAGAGCCTGACCAACCCGCCCGGTCAGGACCCGACCGGCGGCATCATCAGCGTCGCCTCCTACTTCGACCAGAACACCGGGACCCGCGACGGCGTCGTCTCCGACTTCTCCTCGCGCGGTGACGCGGCGCGGACCAGCACCTGGCCCGACGTGTCGGCGCCCGGGGAGGACATCGTGTCGTCGTGCCGCCTCTATCTCGCGATCTGCTCGACCGGCTTCGCTCCCGAGAACGGCCCCGGTCTCCTCGACATCGGCACCTTCAACACGATCTCGGGCACGTCGATGGCCGCACCGCACATCGCCGGCATCGTGGCCCAGCTCTTCCAGGCCAACCCGGGCGCCACCCCGGCCCAGGTCGAGCAGGCGATCACGACCACTGCCCACAAGTACGCCGACGGCGCGGCCTACGTCGACGGCACCTCGTTCGACAAGGGCCACGGCCTGGTCGACGTCGTGGCCGCGGCCGCGGCCGTTCGTTGA
- a CDS encoding CsbD family protein, which yields MGLDDKIKNKTEDLSGKAKEHTGKATDDKSLENEGKGDQMSSDIKQAGEKVKDAFKH from the coding sequence ATGGGACTCGACGACAAGATCAAGAACAAGACCGAGGATCTCTCCGGGAAGGCCAAGGAGCACACCGGCAAGGCCACCGACGACAAGAGCCTCGAGAACGAGGGCAAGGGCGACCAGATGTCCTCGGACATCAAGCAGGCCGGCGAAAAGGTCAAGGACGCCTTCAAGCACTGA